The DNA window GGACCGTTCCGTCAGGACGTCGCCTTCACCGAGGTGCACCAGTCGGAAGCGGCGCAACGCGCCCTGCGGCGAGAAGGCCTCGAAGTTCGCACCCGGCATGCGCGCCACGCACATCGCGACGCTGGGCAGCCGCGCCTCCGGGGCTCCCATGGCCGCGCCGCAGCTGCGTCCGAAGCCCGGGAGGAGCTCGACGGCCGCCGCACACGCGATGATGGACAGTTCAAAGTCGGACAGCTCGAAGCGCTCCTTCAGCAGGGCGAGCGGTGAGCCCGGTGCTGGCTCGGGGAGCGCGACGGAGGGCCCTCCCGCCGTGTCTCGTTCCACGTTGGCGCGCACCGCCGCGAGCACGGGGGAGAGCGCGCCTGTGGCCAGGCTGTGTGGGGGACGGGTGCCGGCTTCGGGATTCGTTACCCGAGGACCCCCGCGGAGCTTGAGTGTGCCATCTCCGCGCGACTTCATGGCTCCGTCACCGTCGGGCCCGTGTCCATGCGCAACAGGCTGGCTCCTCCGTCCATCGACACCGTGCCCGAAGCGTCATTCGTCATGGTGGCGGGAGGCCAGGGCATGACGGGCACCGAGTGCTTGGGGGCCTCGACGGTTGGCGAGGAGACCCCTCGCTGGAGAGGGGCGGGGGAAGGCCGAGGACCCGGCTCGGTGCGCAGGGATTCGGTCACGGGGCTCGGCTGCTCCATCGTGCGCACGCGCTGGGACACGCACCGCGCGGACGAAGGGGGGACCGGAGTCGCGATGCGCGGTGGTCGCGCCGGCATGACGTCGCGCGTGGATGCCCGCGTTCCGGGCCGGGAGTGAAGCGCGGAGGCGGCGGGCTCGGGCGTGAGCGGCGGGCCGTCGTGTCGACCGCGCACGAAGGACACGCGGGGCTGCTCCGAGACGGGCAGCGATGACAGCGAGCGCGCGGCGAAGGTGAGCAGGAGGTTCATGGCGCACCTCCCTTCATGCCATGCCCGTCAGACGCAAGTAAGCACGCCACCGTGTGGGCGTGAGTGCCGGAATGTCGTGCGTTGACCACTCATGGCGCCGCGCCAGCAGGAGCTGATGCGCGAGCGGTCTCCATTCCCTGCCAGAGGGAGGAGACCACTTCGATCACAGTGGAGCAGACCGCACACAACGGAAGGGCCACCGCTCGCGATGGTGGCCAGGCTGATGACCGCCACCGCGAGATCCATGGTGTGACGGCATCGATACCTCCAGTTGGGGAGGACCGCTGGACCGACCACGTAGCGCAGGGGCAGTCCACAGCCCACCGAACATGTGCGAAGTCGTCGAAGGACACGCAGCGGGGCGCGGCCTCGACATGTCCGCGCGCTCAAACAAACCCGTGACCGAAGTCGTGTCACCGGCAATGCCGTGCACGGTGGTGGGGATCTCCTGGATGGGTACACCAGGACAAGGCCACGGGATGGGCGCGTCGCGACCTCCTCAGCCTCCTATCGATGAGGCATTGAGGTGCGCGCACTTGCTGGTACGTGCCCGACATAGGACAAGCCAAAGGGCCACATGTCGCGCATGATGGGGACCGAGGTGAGAGGGCCTCTCCAGGCAGAGCGAGGCCTCCCATCGTGGATGGCTTCACCTGCTTGCCGGTCATTGCTCATGGGGCTGCGAGGGCGTGTCCGGAACTGACTGAGGGACCGACGTGAGAGGGCCCCTCCAGGAAGAGCGAGGCCTCCCATCGCGGATGGCTTCACCTGCTTGCAGGTCATGCCTCATGGGGCTGCGAGGGCGTGTCCGGAACTGACAGAACATCGTCATTGCGGACATGGGGGCCGATGAAGACGATGAGGGCATGTTCACGCGCCGCCGCGTCGTCATCGCGGTCTTCCCAGATGTCGACTTGCTTGATGTCACCGGTCCGGCCGAGGTGTTCGCCATGGCCAACCGGGAGACCGGAGGCAAGGCCGGCTACCAGGTCCAGCTCGCTGCTCCGACCTCGGGAGTGGTGACCACCTCGGCGGGCGTGCGGTTGCTGACAGACCTCTCCTTCGCGGAGGTCGACGGAGTCATCGACACGCTGCTGGTGCCGGGTGCGGTCGAGGTGCTGCCGAGCGGTCTGGCCCCTCGGATAGACCAGGACGTGGTGGCATGGCTGAAGACGGCCGCGCCGCTGGCCCGGAGGGTGGCCTCGGTCTGCGTGGGCGCGCACTTGCTGGCGGCGGCAGGGCTGCTCGACGGGAAGACGGCCACGACACATTGGTCGACAGCCGAGCGCCTCGCAGCGGACCACCCGGAGGTGAAGGTGGACCCCGACCCCATCTTCGTGCGGAGCGGGAGGATTTGGACCGGGGCGGGCATCAGCGCCTGCATGGACCTGTCGCTGGCGCTGGTGTCCGAGGACCTGGGCGAGGAGGTCGCCCTCGCGGTGGCGCGCCAACTGGTGATGTACCTCAAGCGCCAGGGGGGCCAGAGCCAGTTCTCCGTCCCGCTGAGCCGTCCTCCGGCCTCACGCAGGGACATCGACGACCTGCGGATGTACATCGCGGAACACTTGGATGGGGACCTGTCCGCGGCGTCGCTGGCGGCGAAGATGAGCCTCAGTGAGCGGCAGTTCGCGCGAGTCTTCCGGCAGGAGACCGGCACGACTCCCGCCGCGTATGTCGAGGCCGCCCGGGTGGAGGTCGCCCGCCGTCTGCTGGAGAGCACCGACCAACCGCTCGAAGAGGTGGCCACGGCCAGCGGGCTGGGCTCGGTGGAGACGCTTCACAGGGCCTTGCGCAGACAGATTGGCATTGCCCCAGCGGCCTATCGCCGCCGCTTTCGTGTCGTGAGTTGACGCACCATCGTCTGTCTTTTCGTTGCACCGGGTGCGGCCTGGTTGTCGGGCCATGCCCTCTTCATCCACCCCTCACTGAACTGAATAGGAAATCCTGTCATGACCCCGTCCAAGAGCTTGCGCGTCCTCAGTGGTCTCGACAATCACCTGCCCCTGCTCGCCGATGCGACGCTTGTCTTCATCGACTTCCAGAACACCTACACCCAGGGCGTCATGGCGCTGGAGGGCGCGGACAAGGCCCTCGCGGCGGCGGCGCGGCTGTTGGCGGCGGCGCGGGCCGCGGGCACGAAGGTCATCCACGTCATGCACGATGGCGGCGAGGGCTCGCCGTATGACATCCGCGCGGAGATTGGCGCCATCTGCTCCGAGGTGGCTCCCGCCAAGGGCGAGCACGTGGTGGTGAAGAAGTACCCCAACTCCTTCCACGACACCGACCTGGAGAAGACCCTGCGCGAGCTGAACGCGGGCAAGGAGCTGGTGCTGGCGGGCTTCATGACTCACATGTGCGTGGCCTTCACCGCGCAGGGCGCCTTCAACCTCGGTTATCGCCCCACCGTCGTCGCCGAGGCCACCGCCACCCGCTCGCTCACCGCGCCCGACGGCTCCGTCGTGCCCGCGGCGACGCTGAAGACGTCGGCGCTCACCACCATCGGCGACCTGTTCGGCGTGGTGACCCCCAGCGTCAACGACCTGACCTCGAAGTAGACCCCGTGACTCCTCGCGCTCCCCTCCCAGGAGCGCGAGGCTCTTCACACGGCCTTCACGGCTCGGCGTTAACCTCGTGCCCGCAGGTGGATGTGACACCGCGACACAGGGTGGACGCGTTTGACGCAAGTCCGAGTACTGGTGGCCGAGGACAACCCCAAGACGAGCACCGCCTTGCGGCTGTACCTGGAGCAGGAGCGCTTCGCGGTGGAGGTGGCGGAGAGTGGCCCGGAGGCGCTCGACGCGGCACGCAGCGGGCGCTTCGACTTCCTCCTGCTCGACGTCATGTTGCCCGGCCTGGACGGCTGGCAGGTCTGTGAGCGATTGCGCTCCGAGGGCCGCGCCCTCCCCGTGCTGATGCTCACCGCGCGTACCACGGAGGAGGACCTCCTGCGGGGCCTGGGCGTAGGCGCCGACGACTACGTCACCAAGCCCTTCAGTCCCCGCGAGGTCGTGGCCCGCGTGAAGGCCGTCCTGCGCCGAGGCCAGCCCGGAACCCTGGGCGAGCGTCGCTGGGGCCGCCTCGCGGTCCACCTCGAGCGCCAGGAGGTCCGGGTCGATGGCGCCCTGGTTCCCCTGACCGCCCGTGAGTTCCATCTGCTGCGCGTCCTCATGAGCGCCCCTGGCCGCGTCTTCAGCCGCGAGGAGCTCATCTCCCGCGCCTTCGGGGAGGACTCCGAGGCCCTGGACCGCACGGTGGATGCCCACATCAAGAACCTGCGCCGGAAGCTGGAGGTGGAGGCCGCGCACCCCACGTTGATTCTCACCGCCGTGGGGCTCGGCTATCGCTTCGGCGGAGGCAGCCACGGATGAGGCGCGCACTGCGCAGTCTGCGAGTCCGTCTCCTCCTCGGCCTCGCGGCGGTGGTCTGGGTCTCCATGGGCGCCATGGCCTGGTTCTCCAGCCACATCAGCCAGCGTGCGTTTCAGCGCTTCATCCACGAACGGCCCGCACCCTCCGTCGACGCGGTCCCCGTGAAGGCGTTGCGGGCGGCCCTGGAGGCGCATCTCCACCAGCACGGCGGCTGGCACGGAGTGGACCGTCTGCTGGAGCAACTGGGAACAGAGCACGCACTCCTCCTGCTCCTCCTCGATGCACAGGGGAATCTGCTCGCGGTCCATCCATCGCGCTTCGTCCGACTGCGCGTGGAGCGGGGACCCGATGGCACCCTCCGGCTCCGCGATGTCACGCCAGGAGCTGGACGCATGAACGAGCTGGCGATTCGCGGAGCGCCCATCGACCTGCCAGGAGGCGCTGGACTCCACGTGCTCCCGCTTCCTCCCGAGGCCCTGCACGCCGAGGAAGAAGGCTTCATCTCCTCCGTCAATCGCGCCCTGGTGCCCGCGGGGGTGTTCTCCGCGCTCGTGGCCCTGGCGGTCATGGGCCTCTTCTCCGGACGCATCCTCCGCCCCGTCGAGGACCTCACCCGCGCCGCGCGCCGCCTGGAGACGGGAGACCTGGGCGTCCGCGTGGCGGTGAGCTCCACGGACGAGGTCGGCGAGCTCGCCCACGCCTTCAACGCCATGGCGCATGCACGCCAGCGCTCGGAGCACCTGCGAGCCCAGCTCGTCTCGGACGTCGCACATGAGCTGCGCACGCCGCTCACCAACCTGCGCTGCGGCCTGGAGGCGCTCCAGGACGGTTTGAGTGCGCCCACGCCGGAGGCCATGGGCTCGCTGCTCGAAGAGGCGCTGCTGCTCTCCCGCCTCGTCGATGACCTGCAACACCTGGCCATCGCGGAGGCGGGAGGACTGCGCATGCGGCGTGAGCCCCTGGATGTGGGCGAGCTCGTCCAGCGCGTGCTCGCGGGGATGTCCCCCACCGCCGCGTCGCGAGGCATCGCCTTGGAATCCCAGATGCCCCACGCCCTCCCCGCGCTGCTGGCGGACGCCACGCGGCTGGGCGAGGTGCTGCGAAACCTCCTCGCCAACGCACTGGCCCACACGCCCTCGGGAGGCCGGGTGCGGGTGCATGCCGAAGTGCTGCCCGGAGTGCTCCTGCTCCACGTCGAAGACACTGGCCGAGGCATCGCGCCGGAGCACCTGGACAAGGTCTTCGAGCGGTTCTACCGGGTGGACCCCGCGCGTTCCCGGGCCACGGGGGGCGTGGGCCTGGGGCTGGCCATCGTCCGTCAGCTCGTGGAGGCACACGGCGGACAGGTCTCCGTGGAGAGCACGGTGGGGGAGGGCAGCCGGTTCTCGCTCCGCTTCCCCTTGGACGCAGGACCGATGACGCGCGCGGCGTGAGGCAGCGCCTTCACTCCGGCTTCACACCGCGGGCGCAGGGTGTTCGCAAGCACTCACCCGGAGGTCCGCATTGCGGGTCCAACTCGTTGTCCTCACCACCCTCGTCGCGAGGCTGGCGCACGCCACCCCCGAAGACCCCACCATCGCCACCGAGCGCGCCTCCGTCCGGCCGTTCCTCACCCTGTTCAACCAGCTCGCCCAGGAGGGCACCTTCACCGGCACCGCGCTGGTCGCCTGCGAGGGCGGCCCCGTGCTCGCGCGGGCCTACGGGCTCGCCAGTCGTGAGTACCGCGCCCCCAACCGCGTCAGCACGCGCTTCAGCATCGGCAGCCTCAACAAGCTCTTCACCCAGGTCGCTATCGCGAAGCTGATGGAGCGCGGCTCGCTGCATCCCTCCGATACCGTGGCGAAGCTCCTCCCCGAGCATCCCATCACGGGCGCGGACCGAATCACCGTGGAGCACCTGCTCGACCACCGCTCGGGCCTGGGTGACATCTTCGGCGATGAGTACTTCGCCGCGGACAAGATGCGCTTCCGCACGGCGCTGGACCACTTCCCGCTCTTCGCCAGCAAGCCCCTGCTCTTCGAGCCGGGCACCTCAATGCGCTACTCGAACGCGGGCTACATCGTCCTGGGCCGCATCATCGAGAAGCGCTCCGGCCAGTCCTATGACGACTTCGTGCGGGAGCAGGTCTTCCAGCCCGCGGGGATGCGGTCCACGGCGGCCTTCGACGGAGACCTGCCCATCGAGAACGTGGCCACGGGCTACACCCGGCGCGGAGTGGGCGGCCCGCTCCCCGAGGGAGAGGTGCGCACCAATCGCTACCA is part of the Myxococcus landrumus genome and encodes:
- a CDS encoding sensor histidine kinase, which produces MRRALRSLRVRLLLGLAAVVWVSMGAMAWFSSHISQRAFQRFIHERPAPSVDAVPVKALRAALEAHLHQHGGWHGVDRLLEQLGTEHALLLLLLDAQGNLLAVHPSRFVRLRVERGPDGTLRLRDVTPGAGRMNELAIRGAPIDLPGGAGLHVLPLPPEALHAEEEGFISSVNRALVPAGVFSALVALAVMGLFSGRILRPVEDLTRAARRLETGDLGVRVAVSSTDEVGELAHAFNAMAHARQRSEHLRAQLVSDVAHELRTPLTNLRCGLEALQDGLSAPTPEAMGSLLEEALLLSRLVDDLQHLAIAEAGGLRMRREPLDVGELVQRVLAGMSPTAASRGIALESQMPHALPALLADATRLGEVLRNLLANALAHTPSGGRVRVHAEVLPGVLLLHVEDTGRGIAPEHLDKVFERFYRVDPARSRATGGVGLGLAIVRQLVEAHGGQVSVESTVGEGSRFSLRFPLDAGPMTRAA
- a CDS encoding GlxA family transcriptional regulator — protein: MFTRRRVVIAVFPDVDLLDVTGPAEVFAMANRETGGKAGYQVQLAAPTSGVVTTSAGVRLLTDLSFAEVDGVIDTLLVPGAVEVLPSGLAPRIDQDVVAWLKTAAPLARRVASVCVGAHLLAAAGLLDGKTATTHWSTAERLAADHPEVKVDPDPIFVRSGRIWTGAGISACMDLSLALVSEDLGEEVALAVARQLVMYLKRQGGQSQFSVPLSRPPASRRDIDDLRMYIAEHLDGDLSAASLAAKMSLSERQFARVFRQETGTTPAAYVEAARVEVARRLLESTDQPLEEVATASGLGSVETLHRALRRQIGIAPAAYRRRFRVVS
- a CDS encoding response regulator transcription factor; the protein is MTQVRVLVAEDNPKTSTALRLYLEQERFAVEVAESGPEALDAARSGRFDFLLLDVMLPGLDGWQVCERLRSEGRALPVLMLTARTTEEDLLRGLGVGADDYVTKPFSPREVVARVKAVLRRGQPGTLGERRWGRLAVHLERQEVRVDGALVPLTAREFHLLRVLMSAPGRVFSREELISRAFGEDSEALDRTVDAHIKNLRRKLEVEAAHPTLILTAVGLGYRFGGGSHG
- a CDS encoding serine hydrolase domain-containing protein, which produces MRVQLVVLTTLVARLAHATPEDPTIATERASVRPFLTLFNQLAQEGTFTGTALVACEGGPVLARAYGLASREYRAPNRVSTRFSIGSLNKLFTQVAIAKLMERGSLHPSDTVAKLLPEHPITGADRITVEHLLDHRSGLGDIFGDEYFAADKMRFRTALDHFPLFASKPLLFEPGTSMRYSNAGYIVLGRIIEKRSGQSYDDFVREQVFQPAGMRSTAAFDGDLPIENVATGYTRRGVGGPLPEGEVRTNRYHFYRGSSAGGGYSTVEDLLKFARALEEGRLLSPPYTQWMLKGAPLPGQSAPPKPPMPVKGRMFGGGAIGLNAALGFDFLEDCIVVTLANADPPMAMEVADRLMSLVKEPSAPK
- a CDS encoding isochorismatase family protein, with amino-acid sequence MTPSKSLRVLSGLDNHLPLLADATLVFIDFQNTYTQGVMALEGADKALAAAARLLAAARAAGTKVIHVMHDGGEGSPYDIRAEIGAICSEVAPAKGEHVVVKKYPNSFHDTDLEKTLRELNAGKELVLAGFMTHMCVAFTAQGAFNLGYRPTVVAEATATRSLTAPDGSVVPAATLKTSALTTIGDLFGVVTPSVNDLTSK